A DNA window from Palaemon carinicauda isolate YSFRI2023 chromosome 39, ASM3689809v2, whole genome shotgun sequence contains the following coding sequences:
- the LOC137631487 gene encoding uncharacterized protein, which produces MNGLPVICLLAIGVSSVPPPQFRGLIGQSGIVRADGRNVQFTQAQADNFLLVGPSGIVTKDGSNIQLTDDLQFVHRGKRSAGFVSARGNIGHSGILRADGTTDLFSHDQAHNILLIGPYGIVTKDGRNMQLTDDLRIAHRSKRHLIGDSGMITDDGIPIQFSRPGVTILLEGPSAYVMSDGTLVQKRVKRSPGNFGHIIGDSGIITNTGNVIQLPANATIIQVGPSEAILSNGQNIQF; this is translated from the coding sequence CCTGTTATTTGCCTCCTAGCTATTGGAGTGAGCTCTGTTCCACCTCCCCAATTCCGCGGCCTGATTGGCCAATCTGGAATCGTCCGAGCTGATGGCAGGAACGTCCAGTTCACTCAGGCTCAGGCCGACAACTTCCTTCTTGTCGGACCCTCTGGAATCGTGACCAAGGACGGCAGCAACATCCAGCTCACCGACGACCTCCAGTTCGTCCACAGAGGTAAACGCAGCGCTGGATTTGTCAGTGCAAGGGGCAACATCGGACACTCTGGAATCCTCCGAGCTGACGGTACCACCGACCTCTTCAGCCACGACCAAGCCCACAACATCCTTCTGATTGGACCCTATGGAATCGTCACCAAGGACGGCAGGAACATGCAGTTGACTGATGACCTCAGAATCGCCCACAGATCCAAGAGACACCTCATCGGAGACTCTGGAATGATCACTGATGATGGCATCCCAATCCAGTTCTCCCGCCCTGGTGTTACAATCCTCTTGGAAGGTCCTTCTGCTTACGTCATGTCTGACGGTACCCTGGTGCAGAAGCGTGTAAAGAGGTCACCTGGCAACTTCGGACACATCATTGGGGATTCTGGCATCATCACAAATACCGGAAATGTGATCCAACTTCCCGCCAACGCCACAATAATCCAAGTAGGACCATCAGAAGCCATTCTCTCCAATGGGCAAAATATCCAGTTCTGA